A window of Candidatus Binatia bacterium contains these coding sequences:
- a CDS encoding flagellar protein FlaG, whose translation MNIQPTQPSLPVSIPIKKIESVVEASVERMVRVEDTSGVEPSTKRIVSPPKINGENIALQFAVDAQTGQRVVQVIDKETGELIRQVPPEELLNVMQNLRALKGLLLSTKS comes from the coding sequence ATGAATATTCAACCGACCCAACCCTCTCTTCCGGTCTCGATTCCCATCAAGAAAATCGAGAGCGTAGTGGAGGCTTCGGTCGAAAGAATGGTGCGAGTCGAGGATACTTCCGGCGTCGAACCGTCGACCAAGCGGATTGTGAGTCCGCCGAAAATCAACGGCGAAAACATCGCGCTTCAATTTGCGGTCGATGCGCAAACGGGGCAGCGAGTCGTGCAAGTGATCGACAAAGAGACCGGCGAGCTGATCCGGCAGGTTCCTCCGGAAGAGCTGTTAAACGTAATGCAAAATTTGCGCGCCCTTAAGGGCTTGTTGCTTTCGACAAAATCATGA